The Mustelus asterias chromosome 13, sMusAst1.hap1.1, whole genome shotgun sequence genomic sequence taatggccaccacatcacaattcgaagcagcaatccacgctctaagctcatccactttattcactacactcctggcattaaaatagacacatctcagaccttcagcctgagcacttcccttctccatcactcgtctaacctccctcttaccctgtctacattccttatctatttgcgagctaacctcctcgctctcagtcccctcatttcgattccctccccccaacctttctagtttaaagtctctccagtagccttagccaaccttcccgccaggatattggtccccctgggattcaagtgccacccgtcttttttaaacaggtcacacctgcccctaaagaggtcccaatgatccaagtacccaaatccttgtcccttgctccagtccctcagccacgcattcattctccaccgattcctgttctcactctcccgcggcacaggcagcaatcccgagattactacctttgcattcctctttctcagctgtctacctaactccctatattctcttttcatgaccccttccctcttcctacctatgtcagcagtacctatatgcatcacgaccttcggctcctctccctcccccttcaggatttctgggactcgaccagagacatcccggacccctgcaccagggaggcaaaccaccatccgagagtcccgtctgtgtccgcaaaaacgcctatctgaccccctcaccgtagagtccccaattagcactaccctcctttccttacccttttgcactactgggccaggctcagctccagagacactgccaccgctgcttcccccaggtgggctgtccaccccagtagtactcagacaggagtacttattattaagaggcacacccaccggggtgctcaccatcaaccgagctttctccttcctcactgttacccagttaccctcctcccgtggtcccggtgtgaccacctgccgatagctcctgtcaattacctcctcactatccctaacccggcgaaggtcctcgagctgcaattccagttccctaacatggtcccttaggaaccgcagctcaacacacccagcacagatatggtcgtccgggaggctaggagcctccaggacctcccacatcctacattgggaacaacatactggcctcacactcataattgcccctttaaacacacagggaaaaaaaaaagtgaatgaaaattttaaacttacctttcctcctcctgttttctccaaagccctgctctcactgggtctttttttttaggttagaggaggagggagggtgggatactctacaagtgtagagtatcgggattcctctctgttccaatttattgggggaaaaaaaaatctctctctcccagacctccctgtgcgaccacttccgggtttagatattttttaagaaaaaacccgcgaaaaagtaagttaaaaaataacagcgcttacccgcagcactcctctcgcgaatctctccctctctgctgcacttccaagaagcaatgaggccgattcactgaggtgagtaactttttttaaaaaaaatctctctctcccagacctccctgcgcgaccactttcgggtttagatatttttaaagaaaaaacccgcgaaaaagtaagttaaaaaataacagcgcttacccgcagcactcctctcgcgaatctctccctctctgctgcacttccaagaagcaaGAAACTGATATCCATCAGTTTGTTTTTtgttattttaaataaataagTATTAACAGTTTTTTGGCATTAGAGAATTCTAATCCACTGAAAAAAGAGatatgttgctgaagttttttaaattgcactcatcaggacaaacatcaatgccaaatttcaaataatcacaacaatttatactacagcctCATTTATGCTTGCTAGAAATAACATGCAGTCATACACAGAGACCCATTCCTTGCAaacaaggaatatgttcaagccttgcaccttttttgaattacctgggACCTTGGGGAGCCGATGGAGCCTCTGCAATCTCCAttgcaatgcctcagccaattagagtcaacttgccaaccaatcagcacccttttctcctgcagtataaattggtGTGATTGTGTGAAATtaggcattcttgtgtttgtcctgatgagtgcaagatgaaaaactccAGCAATGTGTCTCCcgcttcagcaatattcaaatatGCATTACTGAAAATAATCAGAAAATGCCAAATGATTTGATCCCTGAGCTGGCCAGAGAGCATCTGCTTCACAGGATCAGTGAGGGGAGGATTCTGATACTAACTGAGGGCCCATGCCTGGCAGAGTCTAATTTCAAGTCTGGAATTCAACTACCTGAGGCAAGCTGTGTCTGTAGATATGTACCTGGACAGCAGTGTTACCCCTGGCATGTATGAGAGAGTATACTGTATGACCCTTGTGCTTCCAATGGCTGGAAGCCCACCCTACATCACCTAGTCTGACCAACCCCCCTCCACATCCTGCTGACTGGTGGAATATTAATGCCCCCTCACCTTCGGCTGCAATCTTTCTATTTTCAACTCACTCACAGCACCGCCCTGCTGCACTTAGTCATTgagctgctctcctcttcttctcaTATACCCACTTTGTACCCATACTGAAGTGAGTCAAGTACACTTAGTAAGCAACAGTCAGAattttttaaatattatttattaaAGTTTGCATATAACATTGTAAATAACATCAGCAATGTGGGTTCCAACAGTGCAGAGATCTGAAGTAATTAGTAAGTAAGAAAGGTGAGGAAATAGTTTGCTTGTTAGGACTTAGGAAAAGTGTGTATTTTTCGCTTATTGGCAGGATGATGTGCCATTGTTATTGTGTTCTTATCTGTCCACTGCATGGCAGCTTAACAAAGCAAAGATAAACCAACAGCTCTTTCACCGACTAAAAAAGGTGGCGACTCTCATGTAGGTGGGCCCCGAGGTGCCCAGAGATTGGAGAAGGGTTTTTAGCCCTGATTCAGGATTTTGCTGATGCGTTAACTTCAGCTTTTCAAAATTAACTTCCTGCATCGCAAGTTTATCAGCAAGCTGAAAGAATATCAGTCTACTTTCAACGAGAGGCTACAGAGATACACGGCTTTCaagctgagagagagaaaactgcCTCTTCTGTTTCTGCTCTGGAGTAAATTTGAGAACAGAGTACAGCTCCTGCAAGCTCTTTACATCTTCAATAGCATTGTGCGCTTCATAATCTTTTTTAAGATAAGTCTTCACTAAATCAGATTGCCTATAGCTGctgacctctgacctgggaatagTATCCCTGGCCAAACAGTATGTATCCAGGAACCCAGTCACACATTTGTCAAATTGATCTTTCATGGAGAGCTTTTCCCAAGCTCTAAGAATAATTGGACCATCAAATTTCCAGATGTTGTGGCCTACTAACAGAGGCTTGTTAAGCGACTGCAGGAACTCCAGGAAAGCTGCCATGGCCTCCTGGAGGCTGCAGGTGGTTTGAGGTTCTCCCCTCACATACAGGACTCCGTCCATCACCTGTATTCCAGTAATAGCTGTTGCTCCTGCTGACATGGCAATGCTGGGCAGGATGTACTTGTCGAAGATCTTCTCACCACTCACTGCCGATAGCTGTACAATGTCGCAACATTTATCTAGAAGATATAGATAATGTTAAAATACAACCTTCCTCGCCAAACTGGAATTTATAGGCCTATCAGTTCTACAATGTTCAATAGACTTCAGCACAGAGTGAGCCATGGATAGACTAGGTTGGAAATGAGACAGGGATAGACTGAGCTGGGACTTTTACGTCGATAGACTCGGCTGGGAATGAGACACCGATAGACTGGGctgggagtgagacacagagacggATAGACTGGGctgggagtgagacacagagacggATAGACTGGGCTGGGAGTGAGACACAGACACGGATAGACTGGGctgggagtgagacacagagacggATAGACTGAGCTGGGAGTGAGACACAGACACGGATAGACTGGGCTGGGAGTGAGACACAGACACGGATAGACTGGGCTGGGAGTGAGACAGGGATAGACTGGGCTGGGAGTGAGACAGGGAtagactggactgggagtgagacAGGGAtagactggactgggagtgagacAGGGATGGATTGGACTGGGAGTGAGACAGGGATAGACTGGGCTTGGAGTGAGACACCTTGTTCATATCCTGCTCTCAAGCCCATCTTCTTTCCAATTCTCCTAATACCCCTTTATTTATCTTTCCCAAGTTACCATCATTTGCTCTTTTGTGATGATCTTTTGTTTAATTTTGGTGAAGTTTCTCCACAGTTGCAAATTGTTGTGCACAGAAAGCATACAGCCGTCCCAGTGTGATGTAGCACCCTAGCTCAAAGCAGAGCCAATCTCACTCAGATCAGAAGGTTATTACCTAGGCCTGTGGTTTCCAGGTCAAAGAACACCAGGGTCTCCTTGGTGGTCACTGGAGGGGCACTGACTTCATCATTGGTTGGCTCAGCAATGGGTACAGTCTTGCTGGCATCATTTagtgctgtctctgtcactccatcCTCTGTGAGCTGTTGAGTCTAAAGTAAACAGTCAGGATTCACAAGCTGAACCAATTCCAGCATATTTTGTCATGTAAAACCATTCTCTAATTTTGCAGAAGGCAGATGAAGTATTCTGTTAAAATCTGGTGGTGATCAACTATTTAACTGTAACAGAATCTTTGCTGTTTATGCATCAATCACACTGGAAGAGCAATACAACAGGCTTATTTACACACGTAAATGATTTCTCCGTTTGGGTGTCACTAAAAATCAGGGATAAAGGTTaaacatgtgtgggtttcctctggatgctccagtttcctcccaccgtccaaagacatgcaggttaggtggattagccatactaaattgccccttagtgtcccaagatgtgtgggttagggagattagtggggcaaatgcgtggggttacggggatagggtggggagcctgggtaagatgctctgccagaaagttggtgcagactggatgggctaaatggcctccttctggactacagggattctgtgatgataaACACCACAGAATAAAGaacatttattttctttccaACATACACTGTGAAGAAATTTTAATACCTGAATAAGACTGATTATAACtaaaacaaaaagcaaaatactgatgaTATAGGGAAATCGGAaaggctggaaaaactcagcagcatctgtggagagagaaacaggattaacCTATGCTAATAGGTTATCGATCTgaaaccttggatgggattttcgacCACAGACATATGTCCCATGGTGGAGGTGGGACTGGAAGTATTTCTCCCTGCAGAGCCCAGCAGGAAATCACACCAAATCACGTATATGAATCCTCTATTGTTCTGAAGGGGATGGGTGAACAACCAATTGTTGTGGTAcatattgtttaaagtttatttatagtgtcacaagtcagcttacattaacactgcaatgaagttacgatgaaaatcccctagtacaaATAACGTAGATAAAAAAAGAGATGacgtcctaaaagcagaatatagggagctaggaataagttgaaaagtaggactTCAAAGGTAGTTATCTCAAGAGCCACATGCTGGTCAGAGtggaaacagcaggatatataggATGAATATGTGACTGAAAAGATGGTTTGAgggggagtgtttcagatttctggggcattgggaccggttctgggggaggtgagacctgtacaaactggacagattgcacctgggcaggatcggGCCTGATGTACTTAGGATGGggaggtggttggggagggtttaaactaatatggcaggcagttgggaacctatgtaaggattcagagcagggtgAATCAAGAACAAGTGAAAAAGGCAACAAAAAGAATAAGAAaaatgataggcagagaaatcaagggccagaatcagataaggacacaGTAAAAAATAGTAGAAACGGGACAAGGAACGTTAAAAGGATAAGCCTTAAAGGATTTGTACCTGAACGCTTGGAGCATCCAAtagaaaatggatgaattagttgcgcaAATAGTTGTAAATGGATGTGATAGTTGGGATTATGGAGACTATGGCTCCAacgtgaccaaggatgggaactaaacattgagggctattcagtgtttaggaaggacagacagaaagaaaaaaaTGGTAGCATGGCActgttgattaaagaagataatggtacaatattgaggaaagatattagcagagACGATCTGGAATCTGTATGGATCaagttaagaaacaccaaggggtaAAAATCATTGTTGGggatggtatacagaccaccaaactgtagtggtaatgttgggaatagcattgGACAGGATATCAGAGATGCATGTAATAAAGGAACATCTATGATTgctggtgactttaatctgcatacagattgggtgagtcaaattagtcacagtataatagaggaggaatttctgaagtgtaccatagaatccctacagtgcagaaggagaccattaggcccattgagcctgcactgactctctgagagagtaTGTCATCCAGACCcaccaccctgccctatccccctaaccgcgtgcatttaccatgactaaaccacttttggacactaaggggcaatttaacatggccaatccacctaacctgcacatctttggactctgggaggaaaccagagcaccggaggaaacccatgcagacacggggaaaacgtgcaaactccatatagacagtaacccaagactGGATtggaactcgggttcctggtgttgtgaggcagcagtgttaaccactgtgctctgTGTGCATGGGATGATTTTCTGGacaaatacattgaggaaccaacaagagaacaGATAatcttggactgggtattgtgcaatgagaaataaTTAGTTGGCAATTTCATTGTGAGaggacccttggggatgagtgaccataatgtgatagaattctttgtcaaggtggatagtgacgtAATTGATTCTgaaaccagggtcctgaatctcaataagggTGACTAACATGATAagaggcatgagttggctatgatagattgggaaacattactgaaagcaaggacagtggagaggcaatggcaggcattcaaggaacaaacaggtgaactccagaagttgcttATTCCTATTTGGCACAAGAATGGAAAGGGAACTGTTGCCAAACGATGGCTTACAAGGGAATTTAGAGATGGCatttagattcaaagaagaagcttacaattggcaagaaaaagcaatagacctgagtTTGTGGGGTATGGTGTAGAGGACACCAGcaaccacagcagatgccatgccTTTTTGTGCCTATTCTTTCTACGTGCATGAGCTCACCATTTCGGAAGAGCTGCCAAAGAACCCTCGGCTTTGGTGCATTGGAGCTTTCACATGGCATACCGTAGACAgaagattcatagaaatcatagaaaccctacagtacagaaagaggccattcggcccttcgagtctgcaccgaccacaatcccacccaggccctacccccatatccctacatatttacccactaatccctctaacctacgcatctcaggacactaagggcaatttttagcatagccaatcaacctaacccgcacatctttggactgtgggaggaaaccggagcacccggaggaaacccacgcagacacgaggataatgtgcaaactccacacagacagtgacccaagccgggaatcgaacccaggtctctggagctgtgaagcagcagtgctaaccactgtgctaccctgccgcccctGATTGCTGCATTTGACTTCCAGCTGTGTATGCCACATGCATCTCAAGTGTTCTCAAACCATTTTCTCTCCTTGTGTGGGACAATTATTCACAACAAGCttgattgagacagagagagagaatgggaaggTCAAGGCTGAACTCCAGCACCTGACCCCAAGCTGTCAGCAGAGGATCAGGAGCAGGCATGTGGAGATGGCGGAGGGTCAACATCCAGCCTCCATCCAGTAAGAAGCAATGCATAATATCACTACCtttctctcagtttctgctcgggaCGTGTGCAGACCTGCACTCTATTGGCATATTTATGCACAAAGTTTTGCAGTGGCCACACttgatccactttggaaggagtaatttgacatggaagtattcaatgaatggtaggatactcggaagttctgtggaacaaaggcaccttggcatgtttgtcatcagatctctgaaggtggaagggcatattAGTGGGGtggtaaaaaaggcatatgggacacttgcctttatcaaacaaggcatagattacaaaagcagcaaaatcatgttggagttgtatagaactttggtgcggctacagctagagtactgtgtgcagttctggtcaccacattacaagaaggatgggattgcgctggagggggtgcagaggagatttactaggatgctgcctgggatggaacatttaagctctgaagagaggttgtgtaggcctggatt encodes the following:
- the LOC144503117 gene encoding protein PML-like; translated protein: MASPVTQQLTEDGVTETALNDASKTVPIAEPTNDEVSAPPVTTKETLVFFDLETTGLDKCCDIVQLSAVSGEKIFDKYILPSIAMSAGATAITGIQVMDGVLYVRGEPQTTCSLQEAMAAFLEFLQSLNKPLLVGHNIWKFDGPIILRAWEKLSMKDQFDKCVTGFLDTYCLARDTIPRSEVSSYRQSDLVKTYLKKDYEAHNAIEDVKSLQELYSVLKFTPEQKQKRQFSLSQLESRVSL